A stretch of Oncorhynchus gorbuscha isolate QuinsamMale2020 ecotype Even-year linkage group LG24, OgorEven_v1.0, whole genome shotgun sequence DNA encodes these proteins:
- the hemgn gene encoding hemogen isoform X2 gives MEGTFDKDKPELEYKNPNDNQGGIQRRLRDRDLLKKRKAEAEEKAINQLESRRKRARGREEKSSSGRRGRPRKTDPTPELPASQEEPEQEAVIVKVVSKPEEVTPAPTLISLSPFLPVDPGPQESLPAYVPPVSDPIPILAPAPVAVVAPSPMYNPVTAPAPSLLETLYTEGSDQGSDTLDQVLIEDLGPDEKEDIPPSQNNWGTDQGSSEEPSVNVPEQNRVFSTFPRFYTGAPSQDHPPRNVF, from the exons ATGGAGGGGACGTTCGATAAAGATAAACCAGAGTTGGAATATAAAAATCCCAATGATAACCAAG GTGGGATCCAGCGGCGGCTAAGAGACAGAGACCTTCTCAAGAAAAGAAAGGCAGAGGCCGAGGAGAAGGCGATTAACCA GCTagagagcaggaggaagagagcgaggggaagagaggagaagagtagcTCGGGAAGACGAGGAAGGCCGAGGAAGACTGATCCAACACCGGAGCTCCCAGCTTCCCAGGAAGAGCCAGAACaggaggctgtcattgtaaaggtggtgtccaaaccagaggaagTCACCCCTGCCCCTACCTTGATCTCACTATCCCCATTCCTTCCGGTGGACCCTGGCCCGCAAGAATCACTACCGGCGTATGTTCCCCCCGTctcagaccctatccctatccttGCCCCTGCTCCTGTGGCTGTTGTTGCCCCTTCTCCAATGTATAACCCTGTTACTGCCCCTGCACCATCCCTGTTGGAGACCCTGTACACTGAAGGCAGTGACCAGGGTAGTGACACCCTGGACCAGGTGCTGATTGAGGACTTGGGTCCTGATGAGAAGGAAGACATCCCTCCATCTCAAAACAACTGGGGCACTGATCAAG GGTCAAGTGAGGAGCCGTCTGTCAATGTGCCTGAACAGAATAGAGTGTTCTCTACGTTCCCCAGGTTTTACACGGGTGCTCCTTCACAAGATCATCCACCAAGAAACGTCTTCTGA
- the LOC124011978 gene encoding acidic leucine-rich nuclear phosphoprotein 32 family member B-like isoform X4, which produces MDMKKRIHLELRNRTPSDVRELVLDNCRSNEGKIEGLTAEFVNLEFLSLINVGLISVSNLPKLGKLKKLELSDNRISGGLDVLAEKLPNLTHLNLSGNKLKDISTLEPLKKLDGLKSLDLFNCEVTNLNDYRESVFKLLPQLTYLDGYDVEDREASDSDGEVDGVDDDDDEEDEEGEEEDLDEEDDDDEEGVEGEEEDEVSGDEEEEDLGIEGEVEDEDDEDDDEEVEAVKGEKRKREPDDEDDDDDDDEDDD; this is translated from the exons ATGGACATGAAGAAGAGGATCCACTTGGAACTAAGAAACAGGACCCCATCTGAT GTACGAGAACTTGTCCTGGATAACTGCAGATCAAATGAAGGGAAAATCGAAGGTCTCACAGCAGAATTCGTCAATCTGGAATTCCTCAGTTTGATAAACGTTGGCCTAATCTCAGTCTCCAACCTTCCCAAACTTGGGAAACTCAAAAAg TTGGAACTCAGCGACAACAGAATCTCTGGTGGCCTTGACGTGTTAGCAGAGAAACTCCCCAACCTCACACATCTAAATCTAAGCGGAAACAAACTGAAAGACATCAGCACGTTGGAACCTTTG AAAAAGCTGGATGGCCTGAAGTCTCTAGACTTGTTCAACTGTGAGGTGACCAACCTGAACGACTACAGGGAGAGTGTGTTCAAGCTGCTCCCTCAGCTCACCTACCTGGATGGGTACGACGTGGAGGACCGAGAGGCATCCGACTCGGACGGAGAGGTCGACGGTgtggacgatgatgatgatgagg aagatgaagagggagaggaggaagacttggatgaggaggatgatgacgatgaagagggagtagaaggagaggaggaagatgaggtcAGCGGCGATGAGGAG GAGGAAGACCTTGGCATTGAAGGTGAAGTTGAAGATGAAGATGATGAGGACGACGATGAAGAGG TCGAGGCTGTCAAAGGCGAGAAGAGAAAGCGAGAACCCGATGATgaagatgacgatgatgatgacgacgaggACGACGATTAA
- the LOC124011978 gene encoding acidic leucine-rich nuclear phosphoprotein 32 family member B-like isoform X3 — MDMKKRIHLELRNRTPSDVRELVLDNCRSNEGKIEGLTAEFVNLEFLSLINVGLISVSNLPKLGKLKKLELSDNRISGGLDVLAEKLPNLTHLNLSGNKLKDISTLEPLKKLDGLKSLDLFNCEVTNLNDYRESVFKLLPQLTYLDGYDVEDREASDSDGEVDGVDDDDDEEDEEGEEEDLDEEDDDDEEGVEGEEEDEVSGDEEEEDLGIEGEVEDEDDEDDDEEEVEAVKGEKRKREPDDEDDDDDDDEDDD, encoded by the exons ATGGACATGAAGAAGAGGATCCACTTGGAACTAAGAAACAGGACCCCATCTGAT GTACGAGAACTTGTCCTGGATAACTGCAGATCAAATGAAGGGAAAATCGAAGGTCTCACAGCAGAATTCGTCAATCTGGAATTCCTCAGTTTGATAAACGTTGGCCTAATCTCAGTCTCCAACCTTCCCAAACTTGGGAAACTCAAAAAg TTGGAACTCAGCGACAACAGAATCTCTGGTGGCCTTGACGTGTTAGCAGAGAAACTCCCCAACCTCACACATCTAAATCTAAGCGGAAACAAACTGAAAGACATCAGCACGTTGGAACCTTTG AAAAAGCTGGATGGCCTGAAGTCTCTAGACTTGTTCAACTGTGAGGTGACCAACCTGAACGACTACAGGGAGAGTGTGTTCAAGCTGCTCCCTCAGCTCACCTACCTGGATGGGTACGACGTGGAGGACCGAGAGGCATCCGACTCGGACGGAGAGGTCGACGGTgtggacgatgatgatgatgagg aagatgaagagggagaggaggaagacttggatgaggaggatgatgacgatgaagagggagtagaaggagaggaggaagatgaggtcAGCGGCGATGAGGAG GAGGAAGACCTTGGCATTGAAGGTGAAGTTGAAGATGAAGATGATGAGGACGACGATGAAGAGG AAGTCGAGGCTGTCAAAGGCGAGAAGAGAAAGCGAGAACCCGATGATgaagatgacgatgatgatgacgacgaggACGACGATTAA
- the LOC124011978 gene encoding acidic leucine-rich nuclear phosphoprotein 32 family member B-like isoform X2: MIFCCEELKCCKYSYINQETARITTTPVIEVRELVLDNCRSNEGKIEGLTAEFVNLEFLSLINVGLISVSNLPKLGKLKKLELSDNRISGGLDVLAEKLPNLTHLNLSGNKLKDISTLEPLKKLDGLKSLDLFNCEVTNLNDYRESVFKLLPQLTYLDGYDVEDREASDSDGEVDGVDDDDDEEDEEGEEEDLDEEDDDDEEGVEGEEEDEVSGDEEEEDLGIEGEVEDEDDEDDDEEVEAVKGEKRKREPDDEDDDDDDDEDDD; this comes from the exons ATGATATTTTGTTGTGAGGAATTGAAATGTTGCAAGTATTCATACATAAATCAGGAAACCGCCAGAATAACAACCACTCCTGTCATTGAG GTACGAGAACTTGTCCTGGATAACTGCAGATCAAATGAAGGGAAAATCGAAGGTCTCACAGCAGAATTCGTCAATCTGGAATTCCTCAGTTTGATAAACGTTGGCCTAATCTCAGTCTCCAACCTTCCCAAACTTGGGAAACTCAAAAAg TTGGAACTCAGCGACAACAGAATCTCTGGTGGCCTTGACGTGTTAGCAGAGAAACTCCCCAACCTCACACATCTAAATCTAAGCGGAAACAAACTGAAAGACATCAGCACGTTGGAACCTTTG AAAAAGCTGGATGGCCTGAAGTCTCTAGACTTGTTCAACTGTGAGGTGACCAACCTGAACGACTACAGGGAGAGTGTGTTCAAGCTGCTCCCTCAGCTCACCTACCTGGATGGGTACGACGTGGAGGACCGAGAGGCATCCGACTCGGACGGAGAGGTCGACGGTgtggacgatgatgatgatgagg aagatgaagagggagaggaggaagacttggatgaggaggatgatgacgatgaagagggagtagaaggagaggaggaagatgaggtcAGCGGCGATGAGGAG GAGGAAGACCTTGGCATTGAAGGTGAAGTTGAAGATGAAGATGATGAGGACGACGATGAAGAGG TCGAGGCTGTCAAAGGCGAGAAGAGAAAGCGAGAACCCGATGATgaagatgacgatgatgatgacgacgaggACGACGATTAA
- the hemgn gene encoding hemogen isoform X1, with amino-acid sequence MEGTFDKDKPELEYKNPNDNQGGIQRRLRDRDLLKKRKAEAEEKAINQWVYGLESRRKRARGREEKSSSGRRGRPRKTDPTPELPASQEEPEQEAVIVKVVSKPEEVTPAPTLISLSPFLPVDPGPQESLPAYVPPVSDPIPILAPAPVAVVAPSPMYNPVTAPAPSLLETLYTEGSDQGSDTLDQVLIEDLGPDEKEDIPPSQNNWGTDQGSSEEPSVNVPEQNRVFSTFPRFYTGAPSQDHPPRNVF; translated from the exons ATGGAGGGGACGTTCGATAAAGATAAACCAGAGTTGGAATATAAAAATCCCAATGATAACCAAG GTGGGATCCAGCGGCGGCTAAGAGACAGAGACCTTCTCAAGAAAAGAAAGGCAGAGGCCGAGGAGAAGGCGATTAACCAGTGGGTTTATGG GCTagagagcaggaggaagagagcgaggggaagagaggagaagagtagcTCGGGAAGACGAGGAAGGCCGAGGAAGACTGATCCAACACCGGAGCTCCCAGCTTCCCAGGAAGAGCCAGAACaggaggctgtcattgtaaaggtggtgtccaaaccagaggaagTCACCCCTGCCCCTACCTTGATCTCACTATCCCCATTCCTTCCGGTGGACCCTGGCCCGCAAGAATCACTACCGGCGTATGTTCCCCCCGTctcagaccctatccctatccttGCCCCTGCTCCTGTGGCTGTTGTTGCCCCTTCTCCAATGTATAACCCTGTTACTGCCCCTGCACCATCCCTGTTGGAGACCCTGTACACTGAAGGCAGTGACCAGGGTAGTGACACCCTGGACCAGGTGCTGATTGAGGACTTGGGTCCTGATGAGAAGGAAGACATCCCTCCATCTCAAAACAACTGGGGCACTGATCAAG GGTCAAGTGAGGAGCCGTCTGTCAATGTGCCTGAACAGAATAGAGTGTTCTCTACGTTCCCCAGGTTTTACACGGGTGCTCCTTCACAAGATCATCCACCAAGAAACGTCTTCTGA
- the LOC124011978 gene encoding acidic leucine-rich nuclear phosphoprotein 32 family member B-like isoform X1 has product MIFCCEELKCCKYSYINQETARITTTPVIEVRELVLDNCRSNEGKIEGLTAEFVNLEFLSLINVGLISVSNLPKLGKLKKLELSDNRISGGLDVLAEKLPNLTHLNLSGNKLKDISTLEPLKKLDGLKSLDLFNCEVTNLNDYRESVFKLLPQLTYLDGYDVEDREASDSDGEVDGVDDDDDEEDEEGEEEDLDEEDDDDEEGVEGEEEDEVSGDEEEEDLGIEGEVEDEDDEDDDEEEVEAVKGEKRKREPDDEDDDDDDDEDDD; this is encoded by the exons ATGATATTTTGTTGTGAGGAATTGAAATGTTGCAAGTATTCATACATAAATCAGGAAACCGCCAGAATAACAACCACTCCTGTCATTGAG GTACGAGAACTTGTCCTGGATAACTGCAGATCAAATGAAGGGAAAATCGAAGGTCTCACAGCAGAATTCGTCAATCTGGAATTCCTCAGTTTGATAAACGTTGGCCTAATCTCAGTCTCCAACCTTCCCAAACTTGGGAAACTCAAAAAg TTGGAACTCAGCGACAACAGAATCTCTGGTGGCCTTGACGTGTTAGCAGAGAAACTCCCCAACCTCACACATCTAAATCTAAGCGGAAACAAACTGAAAGACATCAGCACGTTGGAACCTTTG AAAAAGCTGGATGGCCTGAAGTCTCTAGACTTGTTCAACTGTGAGGTGACCAACCTGAACGACTACAGGGAGAGTGTGTTCAAGCTGCTCCCTCAGCTCACCTACCTGGATGGGTACGACGTGGAGGACCGAGAGGCATCCGACTCGGACGGAGAGGTCGACGGTgtggacgatgatgatgatgagg aagatgaagagggagaggaggaagacttggatgaggaggatgatgacgatgaagagggagtagaaggagaggaggaagatgaggtcAGCGGCGATGAGGAG GAGGAAGACCTTGGCATTGAAGGTGAAGTTGAAGATGAAGATGATGAGGACGACGATGAAGAGG AAGTCGAGGCTGTCAAAGGCGAGAAGAGAAAGCGAGAACCCGATGATgaagatgacgatgatgatgacgacgaggACGACGATTAA